The following coding sequences lie in one Candidatus Zixiibacteriota bacterium genomic window:
- a CDS encoding dockerin type I repeat-containing protein, whose amino-acid sequence MKRSTLMVLFVLLSFTAFSVVLSAKERESQNLKNPTHIQKTEPGPGPEAFPQVNLPKTKPVVGTLEDFQKLLDRKGMTPEMLERLKTDKTELMEEGVEEKEPALCTIANQVAPCCYVHTNPNPFLICWGQIAIATFTNPEDSAWTLARCAYPVYPFMAKQVMFAFSVSDTCTVLLQPEIRKVAYVNGCPVPGDSLLTGPVYQVHLIVGTNQTYMGLGDSICLNEPWFAVMHILNTDDFLDTIYCKTAPYNLYISEIADNSGRVCQSYWSTSLYPDTWFDVVSNGISFGAVRVRTRGNSPSDNTCPIPPNPWYFKDSYQNAPCGVPDFDQYQMPGPAYCGPTAGANSVWWFSARGDFQPSWGGLDSAHVQNLINEIAVAAGTNPNNGTECDSLGSAILSVIKSHGGWWFTETTVYKPDFWYLQKELKASEDVILLLGFWQLDGSTWKRFGGHFVTLAGVDIYNYKFAFSDPALDNAESGMPGTICHDSLIPYPHPGQPLVHDNTSNASHDYYNAAWPSTSPGGYVYLPDYTATWANFQDQNFRAVHLSYKATYNPALPVTVEIEQAIVVSPGAKGMEGEVQSSKAYEINNNSGGLDAFAVTFGANTISGLYKGSIMAGTSQSDLNNDYGSYSPARTFNPSGPPALDSFTVTGAAGDYNIYQLTNRFEQKSIPGLDITEYAFGFWVPAGGVGDCEYVVEDAFIFDNTNALEIAGLQTAIFLDYDIGVSNACNVDFDQVHRSMWMWDQSAPDTVFGVTKIPAVVGDKAVTGWGISNTARIYDGQYLDSLKYWMENLGWGADNPTAFEDKSILLADSSFSLASGEMRMEKWLKWGYRTPIGTSGDAAWRHFLYHVLHQQGYYRGDVNRDRKLNIADIVYLVAYVFKSGPMPTEFADQGDVNQDDNVNVADIVYLVDFMFKRGAAPIDKNRFLVNSPFVDSTHKTLAVRSPGLFGDPNWWNLGR is encoded by the coding sequence ATGAAGAGAAGTACTCTTATGGTTTTGTTCGTCCTTTTAAGCTTCACGGCTTTTTCTGTGGTGCTTTCTGCAAAGGAAAGAGAAAGTCAAAACCTCAAGAACCCAACTCACATTCAGAAGACAGAACCCGGTCCTGGACCTGAGGCATTTCCACAGGTGAATTTACCTAAAACCAAGCCGGTAGTAGGGACTCTGGAGGATTTTCAGAAGCTCCTGGATCGAAAAGGGATGACTCCGGAGATGCTGGAAAGATTAAAAACAGACAAGACCGAGCTTATGGAGGAAGGAGTGGAAGAAAAGGAGCCTGCCCTTTGTACTATAGCTAATCAGGTGGCTCCTTGCTGTTACGTACATACCAACCCCAATCCTTTCCTGATCTGCTGGGGCCAGATAGCAATTGCAACATTTACAAATCCTGAGGATTCCGCCTGGACCCTGGCACGCTGCGCCTATCCTGTCTATCCCTTCATGGCTAAACAGGTGATGTTTGCTTTTAGCGTTTCTGATACCTGTACTGTGCTTCTCCAGCCAGAGATAAGGAAGGTGGCTTATGTAAATGGTTGTCCTGTTCCCGGAGATTCTCTTCTTACCGGCCCGGTCTATCAGGTTCATCTGATAGTTGGGACTAATCAAACCTATATGGGTCTAGGAGACTCGATCTGCCTGAATGAGCCTTGGTTTGCCGTCATGCATATCCTGAACACGGATGACTTCTTGGATACGATCTACTGCAAGACTGCGCCATATAATCTCTACATCTCGGAGATAGCCGACAATTCAGGCAGAGTCTGCCAGAGTTACTGGTCAACGTCTTTGTACCCTGACACTTGGTTTGACGTGGTGTCGAACGGCATATCGTTCGGCGCGGTGAGAGTGCGAACCAGAGGCAATTCCCCATCTGATAACACTTGTCCTATTCCACCCAATCCCTGGTACTTCAAAGATAGTTATCAGAATGCACCTTGCGGGGTGCCAGATTTTGATCAGTATCAGATGCCGGGACCTGCTTATTGCGGGCCAACTGCTGGTGCTAATTCGGTCTGGTGGTTTTCAGCCAGAGGAGATTTTCAACCCTCCTGGGGGGGCCTGGATTCGGCTCACGTTCAGAATCTGATCAATGAGATAGCAGTGGCAGCAGGAACGAACCCGAATAATGGTACCGAATGCGATAGTTTAGGAAGTGCGATTCTGTCTGTTATCAAATCCCATGGTGGCTGGTGGTTTACAGAGACCACGGTTTACAAACCTGATTTCTGGTATCTTCAGAAAGAGCTAAAGGCATCTGAAGATGTGATTTTGCTTCTGGGATTCTGGCAGTTAGATGGCAGCACCTGGAAAAGATTTGGTGGTCATTTCGTCACCTTAGCAGGAGTGGACATTTACAACTACAAATTCGCCTTCAGTGACCCGGCTCTGGATAATGCCGAGAGCGGAATGCCAGGCACAATTTGCCACGACTCTTTGATTCCTTATCCTCATCCAGGCCAGCCATTAGTTCATGACAATACATCCAATGCCTCGCATGATTATTACAATGCTGCCTGGCCCTCCACCAGTCCCGGAGGTTACGTTTACCTGCCCGATTATACGGCAACCTGGGCTAATTTCCAGGACCAGAACTTCAGAGCCGTACATCTATCTTATAAGGCGACTTATAATCCAGCCCTGCCAGTCACAGTCGAGATCGAGCAGGCGATTGTAGTCTCTCCTGGCGCCAAGGGAATGGAAGGTGAGGTTCAAAGCTCCAAAGCCTATGAGATTAATAACAATTCAGGCGGACTGGATGCGTTTGCGGTTACCTTCGGTGCAAATACTATCAGCGGTCTGTATAAGGGAAGTATTATGGCGGGAACCTCCCAGTCTGATCTGAATAACGACTACGGAAGCTATTCTCCAGCCCGAACTTTTAACCCATCCGGTCCACCGGCTCTGGATAGCTTCACCGTGACCGGGGCAGCGGGAGACTACAATATCTATCAGCTTACCAACCGTTTCGAGCAGAAATCTATTCCCGGGCTGGATATTACCGAGTATGCCTTTGGGTTCTGGGTTCCAGCAGGAGGAGTGGGTGACTGTGAATATGTGGTCGAGGATGCATTTATTTTCGACAACACTAATGCCTTAGAAATAGCCGGCTTACAGACAGCTATATTCCTGGATTATGATATTGGAGTAAGCAACGCCTGTAATGTAGATTTTGACCAGGTGCACAGGTCGATGTGGATGTGGGACCAATCTGCTCCGGATACGGTTTTCGGGGTGACCAAGATACCGGCTGTGGTTGGAGATAAAGCAGTGACCGGATGGGGGATAAGCAATACAGCCAGGATCTATGATGGGCAGTATCTGGATTCTTTGAAATACTGGATGGAAAATCTAGGATGGGGAGCTGATAATCCCACAGCTTTTGAGGATAAATCGATACTTCTAGCTGACAGCAGCTTCAGCTTAGCCTCGGGTGAGATGAGAATGGAGAAATGGCTCAAGTGGGGATACCGAACGCCTATCGGCACAAGCGGTGATGCGGCCTGGAGGCACTTCCTTTACCACGTGTTGCACCAGCAGGGGTACTACCGGGGAGACGTGAACAGGGACAGGAAACTGAATATAGCAGATATAGTCTATCTGGTCGCTTACGTTTTCAAGAGCGGGCCGATGCCTACCGAGTTTGCGGATCAGGGGGATGTCAATCAGGATGATAACGTGAATGTAGCTGACATCGTGTATTTGGTTGACTTCATGTTTAAGAGAGGGGCTGCCCCGATTGACAAGAACCGCTTCCTGGTGAATTCTCCATTTGTGGATTCCACTCACAAAACTTTGGCAGTGAGGAGCCCGGGACTGTTCGGCGATCCTAATTGGTGGAATCTCGGCCGGTAG